A genomic segment from Rubrobacter tropicus encodes:
- the sufU gene encoding Fe-S cluster assembly sulfur transfer protein SufU, giving the protein MMRELYREILLDHFERPRNRRELESAEIEEHLNNPLCGDEVTVYANDREGKLEVSFIGRGCSISQASASMLTERLMGKSREEAEQEIEAFLEMMRTEPDEELGELAALKGIVQTPNRIRCATLAWDALKRGLENR; this is encoded by the coding sequence ATGATGCGGGAACTCTACAGAGAGATCCTCCTGGATCACTTCGAGCGCCCGCGCAACCGGCGAGAGCTCGAAAGCGCGGAGATCGAAGAACACCTCAACAACCCTTTGTGCGGCGACGAGGTGACCGTCTACGCCAACGACCGTGAAGGGAAGCTGGAGGTGAGCTTCATAGGGCGGGGCTGCTCCATCTCGCAGGCGTCCGCCTCGATGCTCACGGAGCGCCTGATGGGCAAGAGCCGCGAGGAGGCGGAGCAAGAGATCGAGGCTTTCCTGGAGATGATGCGCACGGAGCCCGACGAGGAACTCGGCGAGCTCGCAGCCCTCAAGGGCATCGTCCAGACCCCGAACCGAATCCGCTGCGCCACGCTGGCCTGGGACGCTCTAAAGCGCGGGCTCGAAAATCGCTAG